The Fusobacterium sp. IOR10 genome has a segment encoding these proteins:
- a CDS encoding sigma-70 family RNA polymerase sigma factor, which produces MDSFEIEALIKAKSGDNESFEILLKKYEKYIYMNTKNYYLIDGEREDLIQEGMIGLLKGIKSFDFNREVSFKTFVIMCMRRQIISALKNSNSKKNQVLNVIYTSSDENIKEKIFKEKAPNAEEIFIYKELMQEFKTYSEKHFSDLEKNVLKYLIQGYSYGEIAEILDKSNKTIDNTYQRIKLKVKKWLKSLKNI; this is translated from the coding sequence ATGGATTCATTTGAAATTGAAGCTTTGATAAAAGCTAAATCAGGAGATAATGAGAGTTTTGAAATATTATTAAAAAAATATGAAAAATATATCTATATGAATACAAAAAATTATTATTTAATAGATGGAGAAAGAGAAGATTTAATTCAAGAAGGCATGATAGGTTTATTAAAAGGAATTAAAAGTTTTGATTTTAATAGAGAGGTATCCTTTAAAACCTTTGTTATTATGTGTATGAGAAGACAAATAATATCAGCGTTAAAAAATTCTAATTCTAAAAAAAATCAAGTACTAAATGTTATATATACTAGTAGTGATGAAAATATAAAAGAAAAAATTTTTAAAGAGAAGGCCCCAAATGCAGAAGAAATTTTTATATATAAAGAGTTAATGCAAGAATTTAAAACTTATTCTGAAAAACATTTTAGTGATTTAGAGAAAAATGTATTGAAATACCTAATACAAGGTTATTCCTATGGGGAAATAGCAGAAATTTTAGATAAATCAAATAAAACAATAGATAACACATATCAAAGAATAAAATTAAAAGTAAAAAAATGGTTGAAAAGCTTGAAAAATATATAG
- the rlmB gene encoding 23S rRNA (guanosine(2251)-2'-O)-methyltransferase RlmB → MEKIIGLNPVIEVLENKEKDIEKIEIFQGLREEKVSLIKRKASQRNIRVQFIKKKVDNSQGVVAYISAYDYYKEIGEFIEKVAPKKKDIILVLDGVQDPRNFGAIIRSAEIFGVSGIVIPERNSVKINETVVKTSTGAIEYVDIIKVVNISQTLDKFKKLGYWVYGAEGSGAINYNEEKYPEKTILILGSEGFGIRKKVKDNCDVLIKIPMHGKINSLNVSVAGGILLSEIAKFVY, encoded by the coding sequence ATGGAAAAAATAATAGGGTTAAATCCAGTAATAGAAGTTTTAGAAAATAAAGAAAAGGATATAGAAAAAATAGAAATATTTCAAGGACTGAGAGAAGAAAAAGTGAGTCTTATAAAAAGAAAAGCATCTCAAAGAAATATCAGAGTACAATTCATAAAGAAAAAAGTAGATAATTCTCAAGGAGTTGTAGCTTATATTTCAGCCTATGATTACTATAAAGAAATAGGGGAATTTATAGAAAAAGTAGCTCCTAAGAAAAAAGATATTATATTGGTTTTAGATGGAGTTCAAGATCCTAGAAATTTTGGAGCAATTATAAGAAGTGCAGAAATTTTTGGTGTTTCAGGAATAGTTATTCCTGAAAGAAACTCAGTGAAAATTAATGAAACTGTTGTAAAAACGTCAACAGGAGCCATAGAATATGTTGATATTATAAAAGTTGTAAATATTTCACAAACATTAGATAAATTTAAAAAATTAGGTTACTGGGTATATGGAGCAGAAGGTAGTGGAGCAATTAATTATAATGAGGAGAAATATCCTGAAAAAACTATACTAATATTAGGTAGTGAAGGATTTGGTATAAGAAAAAAAGTTAAAGATAATTGTGATGTATTGATCAAAATACCAATGCATGGAAAAATAAATTCCCTAAACGTTTCTGTTGCAGGGGGAATATTGTTATCAGAAATAGCTAAATTTGTTTACTAA
- the murA gene encoding UDP-N-acetylglucosamine 1-carboxyvinyltransferase produces MSVEAFRIVGGKKIEGTLKVEGSKNASLPIFIATLIEKGVYVLKNVPSLMDIRTLIKLLESLGLTIEKLDENSYKIINDGIKNIEASYELVKKMRASFLVMGPMLANGGKAKVSLPGGCAIGARPVDLHLKGFEALGAKISIDHGYVQGEVEKGYLQGSKIILDFPSVGASENIIIAAVKAKGKTVIENIAREPEITDLCNFLNKMGAKISGMGTGRLEIEGVEKLIPCEYSIMPDRIVAGTFIIASIMFNGTIKIDGVEPECLESFLVKLSEMGLQYEFDSNGLFIVKSKIEDMTGTKVTTMPYPGFPTDLQSPLMTLMCLVNGTSEIKETIFENRFMHVPELNRMGANIIVEKNIAIIKGIKEFSAAKVMASDLRAGAALVLAALKSDGETIVNRIYHIDRGYESLEVRLRAVGGNISRIKEEI; encoded by the coding sequence ATGAGCGTTGAAGCTTTTAGAATAGTTGGTGGGAAGAAAATTGAAGGAACATTGAAAGTTGAAGGTTCAAAAAATGCATCATTACCTATATTTATAGCAACATTAATAGAAAAAGGGGTATATGTATTAAAAAATGTTCCAAGTCTTATGGATATAAGGACATTAATAAAACTCTTAGAAAGTTTAGGGTTAACAATAGAAAAATTAGATGAAAATTCTTATAAGATTATTAATGATGGAATAAAAAATATAGAAGCTTCCTATGAGCTAGTGAAAAAAATGAGAGCTTCTTTTTTGGTTATGGGGCCAATGTTGGCAAATGGTGGAAAAGCAAAGGTTTCCTTACCAGGAGGATGCGCAATAGGAGCTAGACCTGTAGATTTACATTTAAAAGGATTTGAGGCTTTAGGAGCAAAAATTTCAATAGATCATGGATATGTTCAAGGGGAAGTTGAAAAAGGGTATTTACAAGGAAGCAAAATAATACTAGATTTCCCAAGTGTTGGTGCTAGTGAAAATATAATTATAGCTGCAGTTAAAGCCAAAGGAAAAACAGTTATAGAAAATATAGCAAGAGAGCCTGAAATTACAGACCTATGCAATTTTTTAAATAAAATGGGGGCAAAAATATCAGGAATGGGAACTGGTAGATTAGAAATAGAAGGAGTTGAGAAACTAATTCCTTGTGAATATTCTATAATGCCAGATAGAATAGTTGCTGGAACATTTATAATTGCATCAATAATGTTTAATGGAACAATTAAAATTGATGGGGTAGAGCCAGAATGTTTAGAGAGTTTTTTAGTAAAACTTTCAGAAATGGGTCTACAATATGAATTTGATTCTAATGGACTATTTATTGTTAAATCAAAAATAGAAGATATGACAGGGACTAAAGTAACAACAATGCCTTATCCTGGATTTCCAACTGATTTACAATCGCCATTAATGACATTAATGTGTTTAGTTAATGGAACTAGTGAAATTAAAGAAACAATTTTTGAAAATAGATTTATGCATGTTCCTGAATTAAATAGGATGGGAGCAAACATTATTGTAGAAAAAAATATAGCAATAATAAAAGGTATAAAGGAATTTTCAGCGGCTAAAGTTATGGCTAGTGATTTAAGAGCTGGAGCAGCGTTAGTTCTAGCAGCACTAAAGTCAGATGGAGAAACAATTGTAAATAGAATATACCATATAGACAGAGGTTATGAATCTCTAGAGGTTAGATTAAGAGCTGTTGGTGGAAATATTTCAAGAATAAAAGAAGAAATATAA
- a CDS encoding DUF1694 domain-containing protein, whose protein sequence is MEIFDEKEKVRVKLQKLQIEKNYYLGEFKENIIIAAKKKSLNGKSNQKFLDLMNRKDATLLKINRQVNLKNVREYIKYAEKIGLSYRLVDGISFSGDIGMVLVSKEAFENEKEDIILESEEERYIEKGLNPIYEKYEGKKICKKHFYLLKNKFSEKVEKFSEIKFLDKLFGVKCPICKEEGEKDNER, encoded by the coding sequence ATGGAGATATTTGATGAAAAAGAAAAAGTAAGGGTAAAACTCCAAAAATTACAAATAGAAAAAAATTATTATTTGGGAGAATTTAAAGAAAATATAATAATAGCGGCAAAAAAGAAAAGTTTAAATGGAAAAAGCAATCAAAAATTTCTAGATTTAATGAATAGAAAAGACGCAACTCTTTTAAAAATAAACAGGCAAGTAAATCTTAAAAATGTAAGAGAGTATATAAAGTATGCTGAAAAAATAGGATTAAGTTATAGATTAGTAGATGGAATTTCTTTTTCAGGGGATATTGGAATGGTTTTAGTTTCTAAAGAAGCTTTTGAAAATGAAAAAGAAGATATAATTTTAGAAAGTGAAGAAGAAAGATATATAGAAAAAGGTTTAAATCCCATATATGAAAAATATGAGGGAAAAAAAATATGTAAAAAACATTTCTATTTATTAAAAAATAAATTTTCAGAGAAAGTTGAAAAATTCTCTGAAATAAAATTTCTAGATAAATTGTTCGGTGTAAAATGTCCAATATGCAAGGAAGAAGGGGAGAAAGATAATGAGCGTTGA